A single region of the Saprospiraceae bacterium genome encodes:
- the madL gene encoding malonate transporter subunit MadL, with product MKIYGVALLAGCFLLGKILGNMLGTLIKINSDIGGVGFAMFLLMASSIYLRKKGWLVQESESGILFWSSMYIPIVVAMAATLNVKAAVSGGFMAIFAGISVTIVCLFLVPVIAKIGKK from the coding sequence ATGAAAATATATGGCGTTGCCCTTTTGGCTGGATGCTTTTTATTGGGTAAAATACTTGGCAATATGCTGGGTACACTTATCAAGATCAATAGTGATATCGGAGGGGTAGGTTTTGCCATGTTCTTGTTGATGGCATCGAGTATTTATTTGAGAAAAAAAGGATGGTTGGTGCAGGAATCGGAAAGCGGGATTTTGTTCTGGAGTTCGATGTACATTCCCATTGTAGTAGCGATGGCGGCTACACTTAATGTAAAGGCGGCAGTTTCTGGCGGGTTTATGGCCATTTTTGCAGGCATAAGTGTGACCATTGTTTGTCTATTTTTAGTACCCGTAATAGCAAAAATTGGAAAAAAATAA
- the madM gene encoding malonate transporter subunit MadM: protein MEIINDVIGKNGLLFAFLFVGLIMLLSAGISKTLTQNRIPAVAIAIIIGLALAFLGDKKGISDVPIFAGMALLGGAMLRDFAIVATAMSADPSKIKQAGLAGTISLFVGVFVSFFVGAVVAISFGYSDAESIATIGAGACTYIVGPVTGSAVGASSEVIAISVATGIVKTIFLTITTPLLANKIKLDNPHSAMVFGGLLGTTSGVVAGLAATDEKLVPYGALTATFYTGLGCLLCPSIFYLSLKLFFNF, encoded by the coding sequence ATGGAAATCATTAACGATGTTATCGGTAAAAACGGGCTCCTATTTGCCTTTCTTTTTGTGGGACTTATCATGCTGCTATCTGCGGGGATCTCTAAAACTTTGACCCAAAATAGAATTCCTGCTGTGGCCATTGCCATCATTATTGGTTTAGCATTGGCTTTTTTGGGGGATAAAAAAGGCATATCGGACGTTCCGATTTTTGCAGGCATGGCTTTACTGGGGGGGGCCATGCTTCGGGATTTTGCCATCGTTGCCACTGCAATGAGTGCTGATCCCAGCAAAATAAAACAAGCTGGTCTAGCTGGCACCATTTCATTATTCGTTGGTGTATTTGTTTCATTTTTTGTGGGTGCCGTAGTTGCCATCAGCTTTGGTTATTCAGATGCCGAGAGCATTGCAACCATAGGGGCAGGTGCTTGTACTTATATTGTAGGTCCGGTAACCGGTTCCGCCGTAGGTGCCAGTTCTGAAGTAATAGCTATTAGTGTTGCGACGGGAATTGTAAAAACCATTTTTCTCACTATTACTACACCATTATTAGCCAATAAAATAAAGTTGGATAACCCCCATTCTGCTATGGTTTTTGGAGGATTATTAGGAACCACCAGTGGCGTAGTGGCAGGTCTTGCTGCTACCGATGAAAAATTGGTACCTTATGGCGCGCTGACGGCTACCTTTTATACAGGATTGGGCTGTCTTTTATGCCCTTCTATATTTTACCTGTCACTTAAGCTATTCTTTAATTTTTGA